The genomic segment AGATCCAACTTGTGCAGTAATTACACCTTTTGGTTTTAGTATTCTTACAAGTGAGTCCATATTTTTTGCCGCTAAATCAATACAAAATTGATCATCATTTAAATCTACAAAAATATGATCATAAGTATCATCTTCTACTGACTTTATACTCTCAAAAGCATCTCCCCAAACACATTTAACTGAATTTTTTTCTGTAGATTTATTACCAATTTCACCTAAGTGTTTATTGCATACATCCACTACTTCTGGATCTAATTCATACCAATCTACGAAATTAAAATTTTTTGAAATACATTCTCTTGCAACACCTCCATCTCCACCACCAATTATTGCAGCTCTTTCATTTTGTTGATTTAGTTTAAGTCCAGCTCCAACAAAAGTTGAGCTATAAAGATGTTCATCATTACTTGCAACTTGGATCTCTCCATCAATGAATAAAGATTTACCAAACTGTTCTAATTCTAATATTTCAATATGTTGACCAACTTTAGATTTAAAATCTTCTAAAACATCATTTACTACATAAGATTTTTGCAAACCTGGCGAGCTATAAATGTCGTGATAAAGAGATTTGGTATCTCTGTTAAATTCCTTTTTAACAATTCTTTTATGTTTAAATTCTTTTTTAACAATTTCTAAAGCTATAGAGGGGCTAACTTTTCCACATGTAAAAAAATCAAAACTTATTATTCCTTTTTCAGGGAATGTGTGAAAGCTAATATGACTTTCCGCAAGTAATGCCAAAATTGTAAAACCTTGTGGTTCAAATTTATACTTAGAGATATTTAAAATTGTAACTTTTGCGGCTGCTGCGATTTCTTTAATAACTTTCTCGTAGATAGAAGGATCGTATTCTTTTGTTGTACCAATAATATCTAAAGTAATATGCTCACCAACTTTAGTCATAAAACTAACCGCTTTTATAATTTTTTACTTTATCTAAAATTTTTTTCATTTCTTGAAATGAAAGAATTTTAGGTTCGCCCATCTTTAAAGCAATAACATATTGATAGCAAATATTTTCTACCTCTTGAGCAAGTTCAAAAGCTTTGGATAAATTTTCACCAAAAGCAACTTGACCGTGATTAGACATCAAACATGCTTTTCTGTCTTTTAAGGCTTTAATAATATTCATTGATAACTCGTGTGTACCAAAAGTGGCATATTCAGAGCATCTTATATTTTCACCTCCTGCGAGAGCAATCATGTAATGAAATGGTGGTATTGATTTTCTATGTGTAGAAATTGCAGAAGCATGTGGTGAATGCGCATGAACAATTGCTTTAGCTTCCCATTTATTTTTATAAATATCTTGATGAAATCTCCATTCTGAAGAAGGATTTTTTCCAGAATTGAACCACGCTAAAAAATCTTTCTCTTCATCCAAAGAGAGAAATACTATATCTTCAGGTTTCAGGCTTTCATACTTTTTACCAGAAGGAGTAATAAAAAAACCTTCTTTGTCATCTTCAAAACCTCTAACTGAAATATTTCCAGATCTTAAAGGAGATAAATTTGTTGTATTAAGTTTAATTGAATACTCAATTACTTCTTCTCTTTCTTTTAAAT from the Candidatus Pelagibacter sp. HIMB1321 genome contains:
- the speD gene encoding adenosylmethionine decarboxylase translates to MTKVGEHITLDIIGTTKEYDPSIYEKVIKEIAAAAKVTILNISKYKFEPQGFTILALLAESHISFHTFPEKGIISFDFFTCGKVSPSIALEIVKKEFKHKRIVKKEFNRDTKSLYHDIYSSPGLQKSYVVNDVLEDFKSKVGQHIEILELEQFGKSLFIDGEIQVASNDEHLYSSTFVGAGLKLNQQNERAAIIGGGDGGVARECISKNFNFVDWYELDPEVVDVCNKHLGEIGNKSTEKNSVKCVWGDAFESIKSVEDDTYDHIFVDLNDDQFCIDLAAKNMDSLVRILKPKGVITAQVGSQDKKPQQVDNWLNVFNHHFGNTKLSRVYIPSFDCSWNFSSSINH
- a CDS encoding class II aldolase/adducin family protein gives rise to the protein MKNLKEREEVIEYSIKLNTTNLSPLRSGNISVRGFEDDKEGFFITPSGKKYESLKPEDIVFLSLDEEKDFLAWFNSGKNPSSEWRFHQDIYKNKWEAKAIVHAHSPHASAISTHRKSIPPFHYMIALAGGENIRCSEYATFGTHELSMNIIKALKDRKACLMSNHGQVAFGENLSKAFELAQEVENICYQYVIALKMGEPKILSFQEMKKILDKVKNYKSG